In one window of Macrotis lagotis isolate mMagLag1 chromosome 5, bilby.v1.9.chrom.fasta, whole genome shotgun sequence DNA:
- the PDE6D gene encoding retinal rod rhodopsin-sensitive cGMP 3',5'-cyclic phosphodiesterase subunit delta gives MNLRDAETGKILWQGTEDLSVPGVEHEARVPKKILKCKAVSRELNFSSAEQMEKFRLEQKVYFKGQCLEEWFFEFGFVIPNSTNTWQSLIEAAPESQMMPANILTGNVIIETKFFDEDLLVSTSRVRLFYV, from the exons ATGAATCTTCGAGATGCTGAGACAGGGAAGATCCTTTGGCAAGGAACGGAAGACCTGTCTGTCCCTGGTGTGGAGCACGAAG CCCGTGTCCCCAAGAAAATCCTCAAGTGTAAGGCAGTATCTCGGGAATTGAACTTTTCTTCAGCAGAGCAGATGGAAAAATTCCGCTTGGaacaaaaagtttattttaaaggGCAGTGCCTAGAAG AGTGGTTCTTCGAATTTGGCTTTGTGATCCCTAATTCCACAAACACCTGGCAGTCCTTGATAGAGGCAGCACCAGAGTCCCAGATGATGCCCGCCAACATCTTAAC TGGGAATGTGATCATAGAGACCAAGTTCTTTGATGAAGACCTCCTCGTCAGCACGTCCAGAGTGAGACTTTTCTACGTTTGA